From Medicago truncatula cultivar Jemalong A17 chromosome 7, MtrunA17r5.0-ANR, whole genome shotgun sequence, a single genomic window includes:
- the LOC11431644 gene encoding periodic tryptophan protein 2, which translates to MNFRFQNLLGAPYRGGNAVISNNTLLLSPVGNRVSVTDLRKSQTTTLPIQSSSNISRIAVSPDGTFLLAIDENNRCLFINLRRRALLHRITFKHRVGAVKFSPDGKLIAVAAGKLVQIWRSPAFRKEYFPFELIRTFADFHAKVTAFDWSSDSNYLLVASKDLTARILCLKKVYGGVKYKPFLFLGHRDSVVGSFFGVDSKTSKVSKVYTVTRDCYILSWGFTEDEELSEPPSPGTPDRDVEGDLMVEDDGDVKKRKEREFEDGGYLCKGKWELLRKDCFNQAPAKVSACDYHRGLDMVVVGFSNGVFGLYQMPDFVCIHLLSISKAKITTAMFNDLGNWLSFGCAKLGQLLVWEWRSESYILKQQGHYFDVNCVAYSQDSQLLATGADDNKVKVWTVSSGFCFVTFSEHTNAVTALHFMASNNCLLSASLDGTIRAWDLVRYRNFRTFTTPSSRQFVSLAADQSGEVICAGTSDSFEIFVWSMRTGRLLDVLSGHEAPVHGLVFSPTNAVLASSSWDKTVRLWDVFDGKGAVETWPHTHDVLTVVFRPDGKQLACSTLDGQIYFWDPVDGLLMYTIEGSRDIAGGRLMTDRRTAANSSTGKCFTTLCYSADGSYILAGGSSRYICMYDVADQVLLRRFQITHNLSLDGVLDFLNSKNMTEAGPLDLIDDYNSDVEEGVETQTRGKLGLDLPGSVSNRGRPIIQTKCLRIAPTGRSFVAATTEGVLVYSVDESFIFDPTDLDIDVTPEAVDKALNENQPSRALILSLRLNEDSFIKKCIFTVSPADIPAVATSIPYKYLQRLIEALASLLENCPHLEFILRWSQELCKAHANSIQQNSRNLLPSLKSLQKSITSIHQDLADTCSSNEYMLRYLCSSSASK; encoded by the exons ATGAACTTCCGATTCCAGAACCTTCTCGGAGCACCATACCGAGGCGGCAACGCCGTCATCTCCAATAACACTCTCCTCCTCTCTCCCGTCGGCAACCGTGTCTCCGTCACCGACCTCCGCAAATCCCAAACCACAACTCTCCCTATTCAATCCTCCTCCAACATCTCCCGCATCGCCGTCTCCCCCGACGGCACCTTCCTCCTTGCCATCGACGAAAATAATCGCTGCCTCTTCATCAACCTCCGCCGCCGcgctcttctccatcgtataaCGTTCAAACACCGTGTCGGAGCTGTTAAATTCTCCCCCGACGGAAAACTCATCGCTGTTGCCGCCGGGAAGCTTGTTCAGATCTGGCGTTCGCCGGCTTTTCGTAAAGAGTATTTTCCGTTTGAATTGATTCGTACTTTTGCTGATTTTCATGCAAAGGTTACTGCTTTTGATTGGAGTAGTGATTCTAATTACTTGCTTGTTGCGTCTAAGGATTTAACTGCGAGGATTTTGTGTTTGAAGAAGGTTTATGGTGGTGTTAAGTATAagccttttttgtttttaggtcATAGAGATTCTGTTGTAGGTTCGTTTTTCGGTGTTGATTCGAAAACTAGTAAGGTTTCTAAGGTTTATACTGTTACCAGAGATTGTTATATTTTAAGCTGGGGTTTTACTGAGGATGAAGAATTGTCTGAGCCTCCATCGCCGGGGACACCGGATAGGGATGTCGAAGGGGATTTGATGGttgaggatgatggtgatgtgAAGAAGAGGAAGGAGCGTGAATTTGAGGATGGAGGGTATTTATGTAAAGGGAAATGGGAGTTGTTGAGGAAGGATTGTTTTAATCAGGCTCCGGCGAAGGTTTCAGCTTGTGATTATCATAGAGGGTTGGATATGGTGGTTGTTGGATTTTCTAATGGGGTTTTTGGGTTGTATCAGATGCCGGATTTCGTGTGTATTCATTTGTTGTCGATATCGAAGGCGAAGATTACTACTGCTATGTTTAATGATCTTGGGAATTGGTTGTCCTTTGGCTGTGCTAAACTTGGCCAGCTTCTTGTGTGGGAGTGGCGGTCTGAAAGTTATATTTTGAAGCAGCAGGGTCATTACTTTGATGTTAATTGTGTCGCATATTCGCAGGATTCTCAACTCCTTGCTACTGGAGCAGATGATAATAAAGTGAAG GTTTGGACTGTTTCCTCGGGCTTTTGCTTTGTTACATTTTCTGAGCACACAAATGCTGTTACGGCTCTGCATTTTATGGCAAGTAACAATTGCCTTCTCAGTGCATCTCTTGATGGGACTATTCGTGCGTGGGATTTAGTACGTTATCGGAATTTTAGGACATTTACTACCCCTTCTTCAAGACAGTTTGTTTCTTTGGCAGCAGATCAAAGCGGTGAAGTGATTTGTGCGGGCACTTCAGATTCCTTTGAG ATTTTTGTGTGGTCGATGAGAACTGGCCGTTTGTTAGACGTGCTTAGTGGTCATGAAGCTCCTGTTCACGGTCTAGTATTTTCTCCTACAAAT GCTGTCTTGGCTTCATCATCATGGGACAAAACTGTTCGGTTGTGGGATGTCTTTGATGGGAAAGGAGCAGTCGAAACATGGCCTCACACACACGATGTTCTCACAGTAGTTTTTCGTCCAGATGGAAAGCAGCTAGCTTGCAGTACATTGGATGGCCAAATTTATTTTTGGGATCCAGTAGATGGTTTGCTGATGTATACAATAGAAGGTTCGAGAGATATTGCTGGAGGTCGTCTTATGACTGACCGTAGAACAGCTGCTAACTCAAGTACAGGGAAGTGCTTCACAACCTTGTGTTATTCAGCTGATGGAAGCTACATATTAGCTGGGGGCAGTAGCAGATATATCTGCATGTATGATGTTGCCGATCAG GTTTTGCTGCGACGTTTCCAGATAACTCATAATCTTTCATTAGATGGAGTGCTTGACTTTTTGAACTCAAAGAATATGACTGAAGCTGGACCTCTAGATTTGATTGATGATTACAACAGCGACGTTGAAGAAGGTGTTGAAACACAAACACGGGGGAAACTAGGATTAGATTTGCCAGGATCTGTGTCTAACCGTGGAAGACCTATTATTCAAACAAAATGCCTTAGAATTGCACCTACAGGGAGGAGTTTTGTAGCAGCAACGACTGAGGGAGTGTTAGTTTATTCTGTTGATGAATCATTCATATTCGATCCAACTGACCTAGACATAGATGTCACACCAGAG GCTGTTGATAAAGCTCTTAATGAAAATCAACCAAGTAGGGCTTTGATCCTTAGTCTTCGCTTAAATGAGGACTCTTTCATTAAAAAGTGTATTTTTACTGTTAGTCCAGCGGATATTCCAGCAGTTGCCACATCAATCCCATACAAATATCTCCAGCGATTAATTGAGGCACTTGCATCTCTTCTAGAAAACTGTCCACATTTGGAGTTCATACTTCGATGGTCTCAG GAGCTTTGTAAAGCCCATGCGAATTCTATTCAACAGAACTCTAGAAATTTGCTCCCATCATTGAAATCATTGCAGAAATCCATTACAAGTATACATCAGGATCTTGCCGATACATGCTCCTCCAATGAATATATGCTGCGATATTTATGCTCTTCCAGCGCCAGCAAATAA